The proteins below come from a single Eubacterium limosum genomic window:
- a CDS encoding MDR family MFS transporter, whose translation MTNTINITDRKRTLIFINILITCIASSMLATALTTALPPIIKAFDISVTTGQWLTSGYSLAMGTMMPLTAFLITRFPTRKLYLSAIGCFILGLLLCAAAPNFQFMMFGRILQACGNGVLTSMAQVILLTIYPVEKKGSIMGWYGLSVGAAPVIAPTIAGLLVDSVGWRMIFCIAIFIMLISLVFAVFVFDNVLENVITRFDLLSFILSAFAFGGITLGIGNMGSGAFVSFKILLPLAVGCTASVFFVHRQLHLKEPFLELRVLKNKEYTLSLIGSMLLYFVMMGSSIIMPLYVQSIMGYSATLSGLVTLPGSLVMAIVSPFAGKIYDRIGIKKLFVAGALFMLTSNIGMFFITMNTSVWVASLYNTIRCAAIGCLMMPLVTWGISGVKIELTAHGTALLTSLRTIAGAIGSAVFVGIMTAVTNSSLTSYGARAPIHGLNVTFLAMALSTTVLLAVAVFLVKPGKE comes from the coding sequence TTGACCAACACCATTAACATTACCGACAGGAAAAGAACCCTGATTTTTATCAATATATTAATCACCTGTATTGCCTCGTCCATGCTGGCAACAGCCCTGACAACGGCTCTGCCGCCTATTATCAAAGCCTTCGACATCAGTGTGACGACAGGACAATGGCTCACAAGCGGTTATTCGCTGGCCATGGGAACCATGATGCCGCTGACAGCTTTTCTCATAACCCGTTTTCCAACCAGAAAACTTTATCTGTCCGCTATTGGCTGTTTTATCTTAGGATTGCTGCTCTGTGCTGCCGCGCCTAATTTTCAGTTCATGATGTTTGGAAGAATTCTTCAGGCCTGCGGAAACGGCGTCCTGACCTCCATGGCCCAGGTTATCCTCCTGACCATCTATCCGGTTGAGAAAAAGGGGAGCATCATGGGGTGGTACGGCCTCTCGGTTGGCGCCGCTCCGGTAATTGCGCCGACAATTGCAGGGCTTCTGGTAGACTCAGTGGGATGGCGGATGATCTTTTGCATTGCTATTTTTATTATGCTCATCTCGCTGGTCTTTGCCGTTTTTGTTTTTGATAATGTGCTGGAGAATGTTATTACCCGGTTTGACTTGCTGTCCTTTATCCTCAGTGCCTTTGCCTTTGGCGGCATTACACTGGGCATCGGAAATATGGGAAGCGGCGCTTTCGTCAGTTTTAAAATCCTCTTGCCCCTCGCGGTTGGCTGTACGGCCTCGGTCTTTTTCGTTCATCGGCAGCTCCATTTAAAAGAGCCCTTCCTGGAGCTGCGCGTTCTTAAAAATAAGGAGTATACCCTGAGTCTGATTGGCAGCATGCTGTTGTATTTTGTGATGATGGGGTCGTCCATCATCATGCCTCTTTACGTTCAGTCCATTATGGGCTATTCGGCAACACTCTCCGGGTTAGTCACCCTTCCCGGGTCGCTGGTTATGGCTATTGTGAGCCCTTTTGCCGGGAAGATTTATGACCGGATCGGAATCAAAAAATTATTTGTTGCCGGCGCGCTTTTCATGCTGACCAGTAATATCGGCATGTTCTTTATCACGATGAATACCTCTGTCTGGGTCGCGTCCCTTTACAATACGATTCGCTGTGCCGCCATTGGCTGCCTGATGATGCCGTTGGTAACCTGGGGCATCAGTGGGGTTAAAATTGAGCTGACCGCCCACGGCACCGCCCTCCTGACTTCGCTCCGGACAATTGCCGGCGCCATCGGTTCGGCTGTTTTTGTAGGTATTATGACCGCTGTGACAAACAGCTCCCTTACCAGCTATGGCGCGCGTGCGCCGATCCATGGATTAAATGTCACCTTTCTGGCCATGGCGCTCTCCACAACGGTTTTGCTGGCGGTTGCTGTATTTTTAGTGAAGCCGGGTAAAGAGTAG
- a CDS encoding MarR family winged helix-turn-helix transcriptional regulator has protein sequence MNITDNEIIELFFNVARMNRYIPSRDTEGDNLRPFMGQYRCLFFLEDKHEISQREMADALQIRPPSLSELLSKLEEKGYVQRVPSKKDRRSLMVSLTAEGIEEVKKSRKKQKKVHSDMLASLTDDEKRTFYALLNKINNHSARGEEH, from the coding sequence TTGAATATCACAGATAATGAAATCATTGAGCTGTTTTTTAATGTTGCGAGAATGAACCGTTATATTCCATCCCGGGATACTGAGGGAGACAACCTGAGGCCATTTATGGGGCAATACCGGTGTTTGTTCTTTCTCGAAGACAAACATGAAATCAGCCAGAGAGAAATGGCTGATGCCCTGCAGATTCGCCCGCCTTCTTTAAGCGAGCTGCTGTCTAAATTGGAGGAGAAGGGATATGTGCAGCGTGTCCCGTCTAAAAAGGATAGGCGAAGCTTAATGGTCTCCCTGACCGCGGAGGGGATAGAGGAAGTAAAAAAAAGCCGAAAAAAGCAGAAGAAAGTACACAGCGATATGCTGGCGTCTTTAACAGATGATGAAAAGCGGACATTTTATGCTCTTTTAAATAAGATAAACAATCACAGCGCAAGAGGGGAAGAACATTGA
- a CDS encoding DUF6485 family protein: MSCNTCQTPETAEERICRKDKNEQGCTCTEFGCKQHGYCCECIAKHRGRGQIPGCLFSKEGEKLHDRSLEAFLEDVKRRQQA, encoded by the coding sequence ATGAGCTGCAACACATGTCAAACACCCGAAACTGCCGAAGAGCGTATCTGCCGGAAGGATAAAAATGAACAGGGCTGTACCTGTACCGAATTTGGCTGTAAACAGCATGGCTACTGCTGTGAATGTATCGCCAAGCATCGGGGCCGGGGACAGATACCAGGCTGCCTGTTTTCCAAAGAAGGAGAAAAGCTCCACGACAGAAGCCTGGAAGCATTTTTAGAGGATGTAAAGAGAAGGCAGCAGGCTTAG
- a CDS encoding MFS transporter, translating into MLEAFSRTRRLLAYVSILTTSFAVMYTTIFQVINYNIYEAFPEQAMAVNFFISGPYIVIMCVSFISPAIYSRTNRKKALLTACVIFTVSALLFTRQVSIYGFIAVNLICGTASAYINVAAVTMIAELYVDERIRAKYMGYYNSAMAAAGSLFSVAAGYLAHRSWVGAFNVYWTAALMTLMVALFIPSLPKTLFDQEKDKMENGTGIARLGSRFWIMLLNFIVLGITYFVPGFFLSLYIVEHGLGDVGYAGIALSVDTLGGAVFAFFFDRTYRKLGSFTSVVSDVLMSVVLLLLYLFPNRFLLIIIVTLMGGAYMTSIAYVYQEVTEVVPSVCMTRAMGIVVGVQYIATFLATYITTGLMKLLDTAELTPILIFPVIWILLSALMEYRSVRCDQASRFRETTKTSH; encoded by the coding sequence ATGTTAGAGGCGTTCTCCAGAACAAGAAGGCTGCTGGCTTATGTCAGTATCTTGACCACCTCCTTTGCGGTGATGTACACCACCATTTTTCAGGTGATCAATTATAATATCTACGAAGCCTTTCCAGAACAGGCAATGGCTGTCAATTTCTTTATTTCCGGTCCATATATTGTAATAATGTGCGTATCCTTTATCTCACCAGCGATCTACAGCCGGACAAACCGGAAAAAAGCCCTGCTGACAGCCTGTGTGATCTTTACCGTTTCAGCGCTGCTTTTTACACGTCAGGTTAGTATTTATGGTTTTATCGCAGTAAATCTGATCTGTGGGACAGCCTCTGCTTATATCAATGTCGCGGCAGTTACGATGATCGCGGAGCTGTATGTCGATGAGCGTATCCGGGCAAAATACATGGGATATTACAATTCTGCCATGGCAGCGGCGGGGTCTCTTTTTTCAGTGGCGGCAGGCTATCTGGCACACCGGTCATGGGTCGGTGCCTTTAATGTTTACTGGACTGCGGCTTTGATGACTCTGATGGTGGCTTTGTTTATCCCAAGCCTTCCCAAAACGCTTTTCGACCAGGAGAAAGACAAAATGGAAAATGGCACGGGCATTGCCAGATTAGGCTCCAGGTTCTGGATAATGCTTTTAAATTTCATCGTGCTGGGCATAACCTATTTTGTTCCGGGTTTCTTTTTATCCTTATATATTGTAGAACATGGTCTGGGCGATGTCGGTTATGCCGGCATCGCACTTTCAGTCGATACCCTGGGCGGTGCCGTCTTTGCCTTTTTCTTTGATCGGACCTATCGAAAATTGGGAAGCTTTACCTCGGTTGTATCGGATGTCCTCATGTCTGTTGTACTTTTACTTTTATATCTTTTTCCGAACCGTTTTCTGCTGATTATAATTGTAACCCTGATGGGAGGGGCCTATATGACGTCCATTGCCTATGTCTATCAGGAGGTGACAGAGGTGGTACCCTCGGTATGTATGACACGCGCCATGGGAATTGTGGTCGGGGTCCAGTACATCGCCACCTTTTTGGCTACATATATCACCACCGGGTTGATGAAGCTTCTGGATACCGCTGAGCTCACGCCAATCCTTATTTTTCCAGTCATATGGATTCTGCTGTCTGCCCTGATGGAGTACCGCAGCGTAAGATGTGATCAGGCTTCCCGTTTCAGGGAGACTACTAAAACGAGCCATTAA
- a CDS encoding TetR/AcrR family transcriptional regulator has protein sequence MATENKNGISTRKKILSTCRHLFYEEGFSAVTFAGICKATNTNPGSVSYHFKSKINIALLIYQEIMETLSNESKALFPDSDLTQQRMLALAMHLRLLYDNAKYRRFSAEVCTQRAYDKELSRFVYSYSEPFLVAKEYMSEQKALFYFAAMIGMDGYLESYIDRDIDHLTFDEIFNYYIELHYSFLEKMDFSKRISRVYEDLGTLDIRISEDFKLSIAPCPQE, from the coding sequence ATGGCAACAGAAAATAAAAACGGGATTTCGACACGAAAGAAAATTCTCAGCACTTGCAGGCATCTGTTTTATGAAGAAGGGTTTTCTGCCGTAACCTTTGCTGGAATCTGTAAAGCGACAAATACAAACCCCGGCTCAGTCTCTTACCATTTTAAAAGCAAGATTAACATTGCCCTGCTGATCTATCAGGAAATCATGGAGACGCTCTCAAACGAATCCAAGGCACTTTTTCCCGACAGCGATCTGACACAGCAGCGCATGCTGGCACTTGCCATGCATTTACGTCTGCTTTATGACAACGCCAAATACCGGCGTTTTTCGGCCGAGGTCTGCACACAGCGCGCTTATGACAAGGAGCTGTCACGTTTTGTCTACAGCTATTCGGAACCCTTTCTTGTCGCCAAGGAGTACATGAGCGAACAGAAAGCCCTGTTCTACTTTGCCGCTATGATTGGAATGGACGGTTACCTGGAGTCCTATATCGACCGGGACATTGACCATCTGACCTTTGATGAAATCTTTAATTATTATATTGAGCTGCACTACTCCTTCCTGGAAAAAATGGATTTCTCCAAACGCATATCCCGCGTTTATGAGGATCTGGGCACTCTGGATATCCGGATATCCGAGGACTTCAAGCTCTCCATCGCACCCTGTCCTCAAGAATAG
- a CDS encoding uroporphyrinogen decarboxylase family protein, with translation MRDDVKKTCEERTQNIKDVFDNKIPKRVPISVSLPLTAVADYGKVDRKAAYWDPSLLEPAAEELCEMIPTDTCIYAGSVYAPYSSQTLDAKNKLMSNTGIMQHPNTECMQADEYSELIEDPYAFLIDKCVPRLYKNLNVEESAGKVLFSLYEEMVLEGDYYAKTGSMVERLNEKYGYPSDVGIQGFGRAPMDWIGDQLRSFSGICMDVRRHRKELSEALDAIYPMMYKMGKCTDSRQINRYNPTMFQLHMATYIREKDFAEVWLPSWKRLVTDYAALGMRCGAFLEHDWTRLLDYLYELPTGMYFTFELTDPREIKKKLGKKFVLGGGFPLNNLLTCTKQEVIDKTKAWLDIMAPGGQYIFGFDKDPITLADIKLENLAAVCETVRDYGVYENDGTATGEVFRKEDYHHSEVPAFKSRYYQSWDDYLKYYPNTPDNARALVMAAQDAVFEKFFYMSC, from the coding sequence ATGAGAGATGACGTAAAAAAAACATGTGAAGAACGAACACAAAATATCAAAGATGTATTTGACAATAAAATTCCGAAACGGGTGCCTATTTCGGTCAGCCTGCCTTTAACAGCAGTGGCAGATTATGGTAAAGTAGACCGAAAGGCCGCCTACTGGGACCCTTCACTGCTTGAGCCGGCAGCGGAGGAGCTGTGCGAAATGATCCCGACCGATACCTGTATTTATGCGGGATCTGTCTACGCACCTTACTCATCCCAGACTCTGGACGCCAAAAACAAGCTGATGTCCAATACCGGGATCATGCAGCACCCCAACACAGAGTGCATGCAGGCCGATGAGTACAGCGAGCTCATCGAAGATCCCTATGCCTTTTTAATTGATAAATGTGTTCCGCGGCTTTATAAAAACCTTAATGTGGAGGAAAGTGCGGGAAAGGTTTTGTTTTCATTGTATGAGGAGATGGTTCTGGAGGGCGACTACTATGCAAAAACAGGGTCCATGGTAGAGAGGCTTAACGAAAAATACGGCTACCCATCAGATGTCGGCATTCAGGGCTTTGGCCGTGCCCCGATGGACTGGATCGGGGATCAGCTCAGGAGCTTTTCAGGAATCTGCATGGATGTCCGAAGACACCGGAAGGAGCTGTCAGAAGCCCTTGACGCCATTTATCCAATGATGTACAAAATGGGAAAATGCACAGACAGCCGTCAGATCAACCGCTATAATCCAACCATGTTCCAGCTGCATATGGCAACCTATATCCGTGAGAAGGATTTTGCAGAGGTGTGGCTGCCTTCTTGGAAACGCCTGGTAACAGATTACGCGGCCCTCGGAATGCGCTGCGGCGCCTTTTTAGAGCACGACTGGACAAGGCTGCTGGATTATCTGTATGAGCTGCCAACGGGTATGTACTTTACCTTTGAACTGACCGACCCACGCGAAATCAAGAAAAAACTGGGCAAAAAGTTTGTTTTGGGCGGCGGCTTCCCGCTGAACAATCTTTTAACCTGTACAAAGCAGGAGGTTATTGATAAAACAAAGGCCTGGCTGGATATTATGGCGCCCGGCGGACAATATATTTTCGGCTTTGACAAGGACCCCATCACACTGGCGGATATCAAGCTTGAAAACCTGGCGGCGGTCTGTGAAACAGTGCGGGATTATGGCGTATATGAAAATGACGGAACCGCCACGGGCGAAGTCTTCAGGAAGGAAGACTATCACCATTCAGAGGTTCCGGCATTTAAAAGCCGCTATTACCAGAGCTGGGACGATTATCTGAAATACTATCCCAATACGCCAGATAACGCCAGGGCATTGGTAATGGCAGCCCAGGACGCAGTATTTGAAAAATTTTTCTATATGAGCTGCTAG
- a CDS encoding MFS transporter, which translates to MSVEMSQSKKTLAVIAIMATAIAVMADLAINPVIGLLYQAYPDSMGYINYFISGPMLIVVIASLLTGVVLKKVNKRTVMIAGGVVFAVGAILGVLVDDFLYMCIMRTLVGIGSGVVNVVAVALIADLYEDETKRAKITGYYNAALSLVGVIFSYAAGILAASGVWQNVFKIYWSAVPMVILLIVFIPSIRPESQAAQQSGGKAEKESLGWRFWWMSFGWFVMNVVLGGTVLYYLSSYIMENGIGGTELAGISASVKSLAGFVLCLGFGFVYSKLKRQTITLCYLVAALSLFILILFPSVATVLVVGTIGGCTYKYAFSYAYAQGFAIVPKSRYDDSVSISTAVYGIGSFASTYYATWLTQIMHTDSFVKTWIISAIILAVLFVAEIFVSAIEKKRFTKTSEA; encoded by the coding sequence ATGTCAGTGGAAATGTCACAGTCAAAGAAAACGTTGGCAGTCATTGCCATTATGGCCACAGCCATTGCCGTTATGGCGGATCTGGCCATTAATCCTGTAATTGGTCTGTTATATCAGGCCTATCCGGATTCAATGGGGTATATTAATTATTTTATTTCGGGACCAATGTTAATTGTTGTCATTGCGTCTTTATTAACCGGCGTGGTTCTGAAAAAGGTTAACAAGCGGACCGTTATGATTGCGGGCGGCGTTGTTTTTGCCGTTGGGGCGATCTTAGGCGTTTTAGTCGATGATTTTTTATACATGTGTATCATGCGTACTCTGGTGGGGATTGGTTCAGGTGTTGTCAATGTGGTGGCTGTCGCCCTGATCGCGGATCTCTATGAGGACGAGACGAAAAGGGCTAAAATTACAGGCTATTATAATGCGGCCCTGAGTCTCGTAGGGGTTATCTTCAGCTATGCGGCCGGTATTCTGGCAGCCAGCGGTGTCTGGCAGAATGTCTTTAAGATTTACTGGTCAGCGGTGCCAATGGTAATTTTGCTGATCGTGTTTATTCCCAGTATCCGTCCAGAGAGCCAGGCCGCGCAGCAGTCCGGCGGCAAGGCTGAAAAGGAATCCCTGGGCTGGCGGTTTTGGTGGATGAGCTTTGGATGGTTTGTGATGAATGTGGTATTGGGGGGGACGGTCCTCTATTATCTGTCCTCCTACATTATGGAAAATGGTATTGGCGGGACCGAGCTGGCAGGAATTTCGGCCTCAGTTAAATCCCTGGCCGGGTTTGTGCTCTGCCTGGGCTTTGGATTTGTTTACAGCAAGCTCAAACGGCAGACCATTACCCTCTGTTATCTTGTAGCCGCGCTGTCCCTGTTTATTCTGATTCTTTTCCCATCAGTGGCAACGGTTCTGGTTGTGGGTACTATAGGGGGCTGTACCTACAAATATGCTTTCTCATATGCTTATGCCCAGGGATTTGCGATTGTACCAAAATCCCGGTATGACGATTCAGTATCCATCTCGACAGCGGTTTACGGCATTGGCTCTTTTGCCAGTACTTACTACGCAACATGGCTGACACAGATCATGCACACCGATTCCTTCGTAAAAACATGGATTATTTCAGCCATCATACTGGCAGTACTGTTTGTGGCAGAAATATTTGTATCGGCAATTGAAAAGAAACGTTTTACAAAGACCAGTGAAGCGTAA
- a CDS encoding glutamine--tRNA ligase/YqeY domain fusion protein: METNEKTNFIINAIDEDNKNHVYTDERVHTRFPPEPNGYLHIGHAKASLLNYRIAKKYNGKFNLRFDDTNPVKEDIEYVNSIKEDLSWLGIDWEDRLYFASSYFSKMAEYAVELIKKGLAFVDDLNADQIREYRGTLKAPGKESPYRNRSVSENLELFEKMKAGEFDEGVKVLRAKIDMASPNMNMRDPVIYRILHTKHPNTDEDWYIYPMYDFAHPVEDAIEGITHSLCTLEFEDHRPFYDWVLANLDDFKAEHPRQIEFAKLNLSGTIMGKRYLKRLVDEGIVDGWDDPRLATISGMRRRGYTPEAIQAFCEEIGVAKANSTVDIAMLEHFIRDDLKLKAPRVNAVLDPLKVTITNYPEDQIEWLEIETNLDVPEMGMHKMPFGREIYVEKSDFMEVPVKKYFRLFPGNEVRLRGAYFITCNEVIKDENGEVIELKCTYDPETKSGSGFTGRKVKGTIHWVSASEGEQVEVHMLNPLLKDEEGFDADTFLDKINPDSLKKITAWVEPRVLEASPYDKFQFVRQGYFSVDPKYSTEGNPVFNQVVPLKSSWRPGK; this comes from the coding sequence ATGGAGACAAACGAAAAAACCAATTTTATTATCAACGCCATTGATGAGGATAACAAAAACCATGTGTATACCGACGAGCGCGTACACACCCGTTTTCCACCCGAACCCAATGGCTATTTACATATTGGCCACGCCAAGGCCTCTTTGCTGAACTACCGCATTGCCAAAAAATACAACGGAAAGTTCAACCTGCGTTTTGACGACACCAACCCTGTCAAGGAAGACATTGAATATGTCAACTCGATCAAAGAGGATTTATCCTGGCTGGGCATTGACTGGGAAGACCGCCTCTACTTTGCGTCCAGCTATTTTTCAAAAATGGCGGAATACGCCGTAGAGCTCATTAAAAAGGGCCTGGCCTTTGTAGATGACTTAAACGCAGACCAGATTCGTGAATACCGCGGCACACTCAAGGCGCCCGGTAAGGAAAGCCCCTACCGCAACCGCTCTGTATCCGAAAACCTTGAACTTTTTGAAAAAATGAAAGCCGGCGAATTTGACGAGGGCGTTAAAGTACTCCGGGCTAAAATCGACATGGCCAGCCCGAATATGAACATGCGCGATCCAGTCATTTACCGTATCCTGCACACCAAGCACCCCAATACCGACGAAGACTGGTACATCTACCCCATGTACGATTTTGCCCATCCGGTGGAGGATGCCATCGAAGGCATCACCCATTCCCTCTGTACCCTGGAATTTGAAGACCACCGTCCCTTCTACGACTGGGTTCTGGCCAACCTGGACGACTTTAAGGCCGAGCACCCCCGCCAGATCGAATTTGCAAAGCTGAACCTGTCCGGTACCATTATGGGCAAACGCTACCTGAAAAGACTGGTCGATGAAGGCATTGTGGATGGCTGGGATGACCCGAGACTGGCGACTATCTCCGGTATGCGCCGCCGTGGCTATACACCGGAGGCTATTCAGGCTTTCTGTGAGGAGATCGGCGTCGCCAAGGCAAACTCCACTGTCGACATCGCCATGCTGGAGCATTTTATCCGCGACGACTTAAAGCTGAAAGCCCCGCGTGTCAATGCTGTACTCGATCCGCTCAAGGTTACCATTACCAATTATCCTGAGGATCAGATCGAGTGGCTTGAAATTGAGACAAATCTGGATGTACCGGAAATGGGCATGCACAAAATGCCTTTTGGACGTGAAATCTATGTTGAAAAATCAGACTTTATGGAAGTTCCGGTTAAAAAATACTTCCGTCTCTTCCCTGGCAATGAAGTCCGCCTGAGAGGCGCCTATTTCATTACCTGCAACGAGGTTATCAAGGATGAAAACGGCGAGGTCATCGAGCTTAAATGTACCTATGACCCAGAAACAAAATCCGGCTCCGGTTTTACAGGCCGCAAAGTCAAGGGAACCATCCACTGGGTATCAGCCTCCGAAGGAGAACAGGTTGAGGTTCATATGCTGAACCCGCTGCTTAAGGATGAAGAAGGCTTTGACGCTGACACCTTCCTTGATAAAATTAACCCGGACTCACTGAAAAAGATCACCGCCTGGGTAGAACCGCGTGTGCTGGAAGCCAGCCCCTATGACAAGTTCCAGTTTGTCCGCCAGGGTTATTTCTCCGTTGACCCTAAATATTCAACCGAGGGAAATCCGGTCTTTAATCAGGTCGTGCCGCTTAAAAGTTCCTGGCGTCCAGGTAAGTAA
- a CDS encoding phenylacetate--CoA ligase family protein — protein sequence MIWSLKETLPREEIREIQFKRLKKTLKHVYKNVPYYRNLFKANKIKPDDIRSLEDLRFLPFTTKEDLRMNYPFGLFAVPKEKIVRYHASSGTTGNPTVVGYTRKDLETWAECIARLVTMGGVTKRDTAHVSFGYGLFTGAFGLHQGLEKVGAGVVPMSSGNTQKQIKIMKDFGATVLIGTPSYALRLAEVAQDMGLDPATDLNLRVGCFGGEGSTEAMRAKINEAFGLFATENYGMSELIGPGVSGECQALTGMHINEDHFIAEIIDPVTLEVLPEGETGELVITPITKQALPLIRYRTKDITHLDYSPCACGRTTARMAKIEGRTDDMLIISGVNVFPSQIEEVLLSIDGIGSNYLITVSKKGYLDKIEIDVEVIDHDLLDSVTKLDALYAEIKTKLHTILGIHPTIHLVEPKSLKRSEGKAQRVLDLRNEK from the coding sequence ATGATTTGGTCATTAAAAGAAACCCTGCCCCGCGAAGAAATTCGCGAAATTCAATTCAAACGTCTGAAAAAAACACTCAAGCACGTCTATAAAAATGTGCCTTACTACAGAAACCTGTTTAAGGCCAATAAAATCAAGCCCGATGATATCCGTTCTCTGGAGGACCTGCGTTTTCTGCCTTTTACCACCAAGGAGGATCTTCGGATGAACTATCCCTTCGGCCTGTTCGCAGTGCCGAAGGAAAAAATCGTGCGCTACCATGCGTCCTCCGGCACCACCGGCAACCCCACTGTTGTAGGCTACACCAGGAAGGATCTTGAAACCTGGGCCGAGTGTATTGCCCGTCTGGTTACCATGGGTGGCGTTACCAAACGGGATACTGCGCATGTATCCTTTGGCTACGGCCTGTTCACGGGCGCTTTTGGCCTACACCAGGGCCTTGAAAAGGTTGGAGCCGGCGTTGTGCCCATGTCCAGCGGCAATACCCAGAAGCAGATAAAAATCATGAAGGATTTTGGCGCCACTGTACTCATCGGCACGCCTTCCTACGCGCTGCGCCTGGCTGAGGTGGCTCAGGATATGGGCCTGGACCCGGCGACGGATTTAAACCTGCGGGTCGGCTGTTTTGGCGGTGAAGGCTCCACCGAGGCCATGCGCGCCAAGATCAACGAGGCCTTTGGCCTGTTTGCCACTGAAAACTACGGGATGAGCGAGCTCATCGGCCCTGGTGTTTCCGGCGAATGCCAGGCGCTCACTGGCATGCACATCAATGAGGATCACTTTATCGCAGAAATCATTGACCCTGTGACCTTGGAGGTTCTGCCAGAAGGCGAAACCGGCGAGCTGGTCATCACGCCTATCACCAAGCAGGCACTGCCGCTGATCCGTTACCGCACAAAGGATATCACCCATCTCGATTATTCCCCCTGTGCCTGTGGCCGTACCACTGCCCGCATGGCCAAGATTGAAGGCCGTACCGATGATATGCTCATCATCAGCGGTGTCAATGTCTTCCCGTCCCAGATCGAGGAAGTGCTGCTGAGTATTGACGGCATTGGCTCCAACTATCTGATTACCGTCAGCAAGAAGGGGTATCTGGATAAAATCGAAATTGATGTGGAGGTAATCGACCACGATCTGCTGGATTCTGTCACCAAGCTGGACGCGCTCTATGCCGAAATCAAGACCAAGCTTCATACCATCCTGGGGATTCACCCAACCATCCACCTCGTTGAACCAAAGAGCTTAAAACGTTCCGAAGGAAAGGCCCAGCGTGTCCTTGACCTTCGCAATGAAAAATAA
- a CDS encoding amino acid-binding protein, with amino-acid sequence MLIKQLSIFIENKKGHLASITKVICDAGIDIRAISVFDSSEFGILRLVVNEPYKAAELLKEAGHVAKMTDVLAVEPEDRIGAMYRIFDTLSDNDINVEYVYSFVMRNQSAMPLVIMKTSDQEKAIEVLKNSGVIVLPKEDVYQVD; translated from the coding sequence ATGTTAATCAAACAATTATCCATTTTTATCGAAAACAAAAAAGGACATCTTGCCAGCATCACAAAGGTGATCTGTGACGCCGGAATTGATATCCGGGCGATCTCGGTTTTTGACAGCTCGGAATTCGGCATACTGCGCCTGGTCGTCAACGAACCCTACAAAGCCGCTGAGCTACTGAAAGAGGCCGGTCACGTGGCCAAAATGACCGATGTGCTGGCGGTTGAGCCCGAAGACCGAATCGGCGCCATGTACCGCATTTTTGACACTTTATCCGATAACGACATCAATGTGGAATACGTCTATTCCTTTGTCATGCGCAATCAGAGCGCCATGCCCCTGGTCATCATGAAAACAAGCGACCAGGAAAAAGCCATCGAGGTGCTCAAGAACTCTGGCGTTATTGTTCTGCCAAAGGAAGATGTCTATCAGGTCGATTGA
- a CDS encoding pyridoxamine 5'-phosphate oxidase family protein, whose protein sequence is MKIQEDVKKVIEGSSYVTIVTVGEAGEPHPIIVGNVKAGEDAIIIGIYKMEVTQKNLQKNPKTWILAATVDGGPKGYRLVGNAVVKDKEVIFTPESAELLL, encoded by the coding sequence ATGAAAATACAGGAAGATGTCAAAAAAGTAATTGAAGGTTCCAGCTATGTAACCATCGTAACGGTTGGTGAAGCAGGAGAGCCCCATCCGATCATTGTGGGAAATGTCAAAGCAGGTGAAGATGCCATTATTATTGGCATATATAAAATGGAAGTTACCCAGAAAAATTTACAGAAAAATCCAAAGACCTGGATATTGGCAGCAACTGTAGACGGCGGCCCAAAGGGCTACCGTCTTGTCGGAAATGCAGTGGTTAAGGATAAAGAAGTCATCTTTACACCTGAGAGTGCGGAACTGTTGCTTTAA